In Streptomyces sp. 840.1, one DNA window encodes the following:
- a CDS encoding DUF317 domain-containing protein — protein MALDAAQPGFATTVAALRLRSWKLGAYQPMDVIDLFPDTDFTHIVDDRADVHVSSRDGRFYLGYFQDGRPGGPDEDWVTGEGWVIAVAGTANVPGYRMAFGTDTPAEIVAAVVTRILATSRPS, from the coding sequence GTGGCATTGGATGCGGCGCAACCTGGATTCGCCACGACGGTCGCGGCCCTGCGGCTCCGCTCCTGGAAGCTGGGTGCCTATCAGCCGATGGACGTGATCGACCTGTTTCCGGACACCGACTTCACCCACATCGTGGACGACCGGGCCGACGTGCACGTCAGCTCGCGCGACGGCCGGTTCTACCTCGGCTACTTCCAGGACGGCCGTCCCGGCGGCCCTGACGAGGACTGGGTGACGGGCGAGGGCTGGGTGATCGCCGTCGCCGGTACCGCGAATGTGCCGGGGTACCGGATGGCCTTCGGTACGGACACTCCGGCGGAGATCGTCGCAGCTGTCGTGACTCGGATCCTTGCCACCTCCCGGCCATCGTGA
- a CDS encoding amidase family protein gives MTPAAPTAAIPAGSRSLAVDGTERSFFDQAGWANLTSHVGLPSLVMLVAHGADGLPIGVQLVGPSYSDRTLVAMAEHLVPLLGG, from the coding sequence ATCACGCCTGCGGCACCCACCGCCGCGATCCCGGCAGGAAGCCGATCCCTTGCGGTCGACGGCACCGAACGGAGCTTCTTCGACCAGGCCGGCTGGGCCAACCTCACCAGCCACGTCGGTCTGCCCAGCCTGGTCATGCTTGTTGCGCACGGCGCCGACGGCCTCCCGATCGGTGTGCAGCTCGTGGGACCGTCCTATTCGGACCGGACCCTGGTGGCGATGGCCGAGCACCTGGTGCCCCTGCTCGGAGGGTAG
- a CDS encoding 2'-5' RNA ligase family protein: MEPFVPRFQGGPWVSGMRALHVYVLPRPGVDDELLGLTEACRPILGDYPIDPQCGSDPSDAGLLHLTCEMLADAPASEYDEAALTEVVEALRAELSGMPVFTTEVGPPIGNVAGVVLDVWPEADAVALIERVRSAIRKARGDGALQHSGGRPHISGGYSYGAASSDPLNSELRNKVVPRRATLLVDRVHLLDVAWTFDEGLGGWRMTWEPVAEILLGR, translated from the coding sequence GTGGAACCGTTCGTGCCGAGATTCCAAGGTGGCCCGTGGGTCAGTGGGATGCGAGCCCTGCACGTGTACGTGCTGCCTCGGCCTGGAGTGGATGACGAGCTGCTTGGCCTTACTGAGGCGTGCCGGCCGATCCTGGGTGATTACCCGATCGATCCGCAGTGTGGCAGTGACCCGAGCGACGCCGGTCTCCTGCACCTCACGTGCGAGATGCTCGCCGATGCGCCGGCCTCCGAGTACGACGAGGCGGCTCTGACGGAAGTCGTGGAAGCCTTGCGTGCGGAGCTGTCGGGCATGCCCGTGTTCACGACGGAGGTCGGTCCCCCCATCGGGAATGTTGCAGGGGTCGTGCTGGACGTCTGGCCGGAGGCGGACGCCGTTGCCCTCATTGAGCGGGTTCGGTCAGCGATCCGAAAAGCCCGTGGTGACGGGGCCCTTCAACATTCCGGTGGACGTCCGCACATCTCGGGCGGCTACAGCTACGGCGCGGCCTCGTCTGACCCTCTTAACAGCGAGCTACGCAACAAGGTGGTCCCGCGCCGGGCCACGCTCCTCGTCGACCGCGTACACCTCCTCGACGTGGCGTGGACGTTCGATGAGGGCCTCGGCGGGTGGCGCATGACGTGGGAGCCGGTAGCGGAGATCCTCTTGGGCCGCTGA
- a CDS encoding plasmid mobilization protein translates to MHQPSCRMNDTEYQLLVRAAAACNMSVANYLARTALKAARNLDLTAAEIAGEREMLAELFSLRRHLGQIGNNVNQVAKTLNSGGDAPHADAVLSAVHRAARRVDTFTQHYLDSERPAT, encoded by the coding sequence ATGCACCAGCCGAGCTGCCGCATGAACGACACCGAGTACCAGCTCCTCGTCCGTGCCGCAGCCGCCTGCAACATGAGCGTCGCCAACTACCTCGCACGCACCGCACTCAAAGCCGCCCGCAACCTCGACCTCACCGCCGCCGAAATCGCCGGCGAACGCGAAATGCTCGCCGAGCTGTTCAGCCTACGGCGCCATCTCGGACAGATCGGCAACAACGTCAACCAGGTTGCCAAGACGCTCAATTCAGGCGGTGACGCCCCGCACGCCGACGCGGTCCTCTCCGCCGTACACCGTGCCGCTCGACGCGTGGACACCTTCACCCAGCACTACCTGGACAGCGAGCGCCCGGCCACGTGA
- a CDS encoding relaxase/mobilization nuclease domain-containing protein, with amino-acid sequence MIPRVHDMGHDTRGLVAYLYGPGKAEEHINPHLVAAWDSQAPDPVHNSKATYGDLQRLLDQPVMALPESARPDEYVWHLSVRAAPEDPILTDEQWADIARRMVAATGIAPEGDDAACRWAAVRHADDHIHIVATVVREDGRQARIRQDGARSQTEARKVEIDYGLRRLNVGDGTAAKRPTSAERHKANRQGKERTPREELRETVRRAAAGVASEEEFFDRLTAAGLLIRQRTAPSGDLLGYKVGLVDDRNEDQEPIYYSGSTLAPDLSLPRIRKRWAADASGHHSDATTDRSPGSPRISPSAARRQATTAVWQTVLILDQGDDGQIAAHLAAAGEVLDALAKTSAAHTRRELQDAAWAFERATRSHVQAERGHDRALRQAARDLVYGGPALGRGEDGATTAMLIDMAFFLVTAAAHWHGKKEHAQQAAAARQAADHLRAAYQAAAPLHLGVMHQRGRRLSQPLQRKQAAYLRQAVPELAGQVLAEPGWYALAATLVDVENVGHDPAALLASAVERRELETAESISDVLVWRLRRMADLPADTSTAPESGTARAAASKGQTRKKSTPPSQNASAKRSGTREPRR; translated from the coding sequence GTGATCCCCAGAGTCCACGACATGGGCCATGACACCCGCGGACTGGTGGCCTACCTGTACGGCCCCGGCAAGGCCGAGGAGCACATCAATCCGCACCTGGTCGCCGCGTGGGACAGCCAGGCCCCCGACCCCGTCCACAATTCGAAGGCCACGTACGGCGACCTGCAGCGCCTGCTCGACCAGCCCGTCATGGCTCTGCCCGAGAGCGCCAGGCCCGACGAGTACGTATGGCACCTGTCCGTACGCGCCGCGCCGGAGGATCCGATCCTCACCGACGAGCAGTGGGCCGACATCGCCCGCCGCATGGTCGCCGCCACCGGCATCGCCCCCGAAGGCGACGACGCCGCCTGCCGCTGGGCGGCCGTCCGCCACGCCGACGATCACATCCACATCGTCGCCACCGTCGTACGCGAGGACGGCCGCCAGGCCCGCATCCGCCAGGACGGCGCCCGCTCCCAGACCGAAGCCCGAAAGGTCGAAATCGACTACGGGCTACGCCGGTTGAACGTCGGCGACGGAACCGCCGCCAAGCGCCCCACCAGCGCCGAACGCCACAAGGCGAACCGCCAGGGCAAGGAACGCACCCCACGCGAGGAGCTGCGCGAGACCGTGCGCCGCGCCGCAGCCGGAGTCGCCAGCGAGGAGGAGTTCTTCGACCGCCTGACCGCCGCCGGCCTCCTGATCCGCCAGCGCACCGCACCATCCGGCGACCTGCTCGGCTACAAGGTCGGGTTGGTGGACGACCGCAACGAGGACCAGGAGCCGATCTACTATTCCGGCTCCACCCTGGCACCCGACCTCTCCCTGCCCCGCATCCGCAAGCGGTGGGCTGCCGACGCCTCCGGTCACCACAGCGACGCCACCACGGACCGCTCCCCCGGCTCGCCCCGGATCAGCCCGTCGGCCGCTCGGCGGCAGGCGACGACAGCGGTCTGGCAGACCGTGCTGATCCTCGACCAGGGCGACGACGGGCAGATCGCCGCGCACCTCGCCGCAGCCGGCGAGGTCCTCGACGCGCTCGCCAAGACCTCGGCCGCGCACACCCGCCGTGAACTGCAAGATGCCGCCTGGGCGTTCGAGCGGGCGACCCGCTCCCACGTCCAGGCCGAGCGCGGCCACGACCGTGCCCTGCGTCAGGCTGCCCGCGATCTCGTCTACGGCGGTCCCGCCCTCGGCCGCGGGGAGGACGGTGCCACCACCGCCATGCTCATCGACATGGCGTTCTTCCTGGTCACGGCTGCCGCCCACTGGCACGGGAAGAAGGAGCACGCCCAGCAGGCCGCTGCTGCCCGCCAGGCCGCCGACCACCTGCGTGCCGCCTACCAGGCCGCCGCGCCCCTGCACCTCGGCGTGATGCACCAGCGCGGTCGCCGCCTGTCCCAGCCCCTCCAACGCAAGCAGGCCGCCTATCTCCGACAGGCGGTGCCGGAGCTGGCCGGCCAGGTCCTCGCCGAGCCCGGCTGGTACGCCCTGGCCGCCACCCTCGTCGACGTCGAGAACGTCGGCCACGACCCCGCCGCGCTCCTGGCGAGCGCCGTGGAGCGCCGCGAGCTGGAGACCGCAGAATCGATCAGTGACGTGCTGGTATGGCGGCTGCGGCGGATGGCGGATCTGCCTGCGGACACATCGACTGCGCCGGAGAGCGGTACGGCAAGGGCTGCCGCATCGAAGGGACAGACGCGGAAGAAGTCGACGCCACCGTCGCAGAACGCCTCGGCCAAGCGGAGCGGCACGAGAGAACCCCGGCGCTGA
- a CDS encoding WhiB family transcriptional regulator: MRHITTNHTPPPTIRGIADHSWQARGLCHNLPPRVIDALFFHAARARAAIDEAKSICGQCPVKKACFDYALDNEIRHGMWGGLTEDERRPWHAKVNKRLDYSRVKAAFEGRDIHLSEAEREAATRHAYVRGWSPERLAFTLRLDLDWARDLMRNAAHAVADRDRYWDQDDETEPADDDETAEDEDVASPVQVPRQVQTHSLIAALRKAA; encoded by the coding sequence TTGCGCCACATCACCACCAACCACACGCCGCCCCCGACTATCCGGGGCATCGCTGACCACAGCTGGCAGGCCCGGGGCCTGTGCCACAACCTGCCGCCCAGGGTCATCGACGCGCTGTTCTTCCACGCGGCCCGCGCCCGCGCGGCCATCGACGAGGCCAAGTCGATCTGCGGCCAGTGCCCGGTGAAGAAGGCGTGCTTCGACTACGCCCTCGACAACGAGATCCGGCACGGCATGTGGGGCGGCCTCACTGAGGACGAGCGCCGCCCCTGGCACGCCAAGGTCAACAAGCGCCTGGACTACAGCCGAGTGAAGGCGGCCTTCGAAGGACGCGACATCCACCTCAGCGAGGCCGAACGCGAGGCCGCCACCCGCCACGCGTACGTCCGAGGCTGGAGCCCCGAGCGCCTCGCCTTCACGCTGCGGCTCGACCTGGACTGGGCGCGTGACCTGATGCGCAACGCCGCGCACGCTGTAGCCGACCGCGACCGCTACTGGGACCAGGACGACGAGACCGAGCCGGCCGACGACGACGAAACAGCCGAGGACGAGGACGTCGCCTCGCCGGTGCAGGTGCCCCGCCAGGTTCAGACCCACTCCCTGATCGCCGCTCTCCGAAAGGCCGCATGA
- a CDS encoding helix-turn-helix domain-containing protein, with the protein MSVDTREWAWESSTSRGNARLVLLSIADRIPDDQCVAWASLSSLMRRTNASRNAVRAALAALSDAGELRVLDDYYGPQHSTVYRLPRAAAWLAKVAAVKEDDPDAYVEPLTDSDPVPELDTARLRRHGIWPRAGAESNPRRQELTGAEPAPSRQNPPPPGGGSRPPWGADPDPQNRSEPKVNRKYSSSSAAVLTSAGEWKVDDASLSWAQQEGHLTRLGEPGLQAADEKWRHHRADWGPRSTAAWACDWRSWIAREHSPTPQRPSLYALPGGTSAPQAGMTRADAHMAALLAAVDEPTGTE; encoded by the coding sequence ATGAGCGTGGACACGCGCGAGTGGGCCTGGGAAAGCAGCACCAGCCGCGGGAACGCACGTTTGGTCCTGCTCTCCATCGCCGACCGAATACCCGACGACCAGTGCGTCGCCTGGGCGTCCCTCAGCTCACTAATGCGGCGGACGAACGCCAGCCGCAACGCCGTCCGCGCCGCTCTCGCCGCACTGTCCGATGCCGGCGAGCTGAGGGTGCTCGACGACTACTACGGCCCGCAGCACAGCACGGTCTACCGGCTGCCGCGTGCCGCCGCGTGGCTCGCCAAGGTCGCGGCGGTGAAGGAGGACGACCCCGACGCGTACGTCGAGCCCCTGACCGACAGCGACCCAGTACCCGAGCTGGACACGGCACGGCTGCGAAGGCACGGTATCTGGCCAAGGGCCGGGGCAGAATCCAACCCCCGTCGTCAGGAACTGACCGGGGCTGAACCTGCACCCTCTCGTCAGAACCCGCCCCCTCCCGGGGGCGGAAGCCGACCCCCCTGGGGGGCGGACCCTGACCCCCAGAACCGTAGTGAACCGAAGGTGAACCGTAAGTACAGCAGCAGTAGTGCTGCCGTTCTCACCTCGGCAGGGGAATGGAAGGTCGACGACGCGAGCCTGAGTTGGGCTCAGCAGGAGGGACACCTCACGCGCCTTGGCGAGCCCGGCCTCCAGGCCGCCGACGAGAAGTGGCGCCACCACCGAGCCGACTGGGGCCCGCGCTCCACCGCAGCCTGGGCTTGCGACTGGCGGTCCTGGATCGCCCGCGAGCACAGCCCCACACCCCAGCGCCCGAGCCTCTACGCCCTGCCCGGCGGGACTTCCGCCCCGCAGGCCGGCATGACCCGCGCCGACGCGCACATGGCCGCCCTGCTCGCCGCCGTCGACGAACCGACTGGAACGGAGTAA
- a CDS encoding phytanoyl-CoA dioxygenase family protein: protein MSTPSPPAAPDASTLDAFERDGYAVIRDAITPDLRDRLLTAAEKLLASDITQGRDRGGDGKDGFRGCLNLDRAFLPLLANPAVLPTVVRLLSPNIHLLSAHLIALPSGPPRTIRIPERHGWHRDMYGVTADLGFPHTPRMAIKAAHYLTPVTPDCGLTMFLPGSHRLTEEPVVPAGAIDPPGATTPHITGTDAVLFENRTWHTGGINRSGRPRIALMLQYGYRWLHLVDDPTTDLRKNPALTPIEQQLLGLPDRRPDGSLAKGSGAAPIRSWWQTGPWTSGAA, encoded by the coding sequence ATGAGCACCCCGTCGCCGCCCGCCGCCCCCGACGCCAGCACCCTCGACGCCTTCGAACGCGACGGGTACGCGGTCATCCGTGACGCAATCACCCCGGACCTGCGCGACCGGCTCCTGACCGCCGCCGAGAAGCTGCTGGCCAGCGACATCACCCAGGGCCGCGACCGAGGAGGCGACGGCAAGGACGGCTTCCGCGGATGCCTCAACCTCGACCGCGCCTTCCTCCCGCTCCTCGCCAACCCGGCCGTCCTGCCCACCGTCGTCCGGCTCCTCAGCCCGAACATCCACCTGCTCTCCGCCCACCTCATCGCCCTGCCCAGCGGCCCGCCCCGCACCATCCGCATCCCCGAACGCCACGGCTGGCACCGCGACATGTACGGCGTCACCGCCGACCTCGGATTCCCCCACACCCCCCGCATGGCCATCAAAGCCGCCCACTACCTCACCCCCGTCACCCCCGACTGCGGGCTGACCATGTTCCTCCCCGGCAGCCACCGCCTCACCGAAGAGCCCGTCGTCCCCGCCGGCGCCATCGACCCACCCGGCGCCACCACCCCCCACATCACCGGAACCGACGCAGTGCTCTTCGAGAACCGCACCTGGCACACCGGAGGCATCAACCGTTCCGGCCGCCCTCGCATCGCCCTCATGCTCCAGTACGGATACCGCTGGCTCCACCTCGTCGACGACCCCACCACAGACCTCCGGAAAAACCCCGCCCTCACCCCCATCGAGCAGCAGCTCCTGGGCCTACCCGACCGCCGACCGGACGGATCGCTCGCCAAAGGCAGCGGAGCCGCACCCATCCGCTCCTGGTGGCAGACCGGCCCGTGGACTTCCGGTGCGGCCTAG
- a CDS encoding methyltransferase domain-containing protein gives MNDHGDAHGFTSVDTQPRPAEWVQILDRLSAEPFYAAYKQRLQEFLRAEPGGLFLEIGAGTGDAAVALRSGSGAEVVAVDSSLTMIAQARDRGLSHAAVADGHRLPFSAGQFDGAWADRVLQHVVEPARLLDEMVRVVRPGGRVALADPDYDTQVLDIDDQELARRVLRFRADVGLRNGSLAHRHAGLLAARGIHDIMVEARTLVVRDPSAADNVMGLRTWAHAAADRGYLHTVDADRFVAQFDDAVHAGRFTYAVTFFLTVGTLPLSDW, from the coding sequence ATGAACGATCACGGTGATGCTCACGGTTTCACGTCGGTGGACACACAGCCCAGGCCCGCTGAGTGGGTTCAGATCCTGGACAGGTTAAGTGCGGAGCCCTTCTATGCCGCTTACAAGCAGCGGTTGCAAGAGTTTCTGCGGGCCGAGCCCGGCGGGCTGTTCCTTGAGATCGGAGCGGGTACCGGGGACGCCGCTGTGGCCCTGCGCTCGGGCAGTGGGGCCGAGGTCGTCGCGGTCGACAGCTCCTTGACGATGATCGCGCAGGCACGGGACCGAGGACTGTCCCACGCCGCTGTCGCGGACGGGCACCGGCTGCCGTTCTCAGCAGGTCAGTTCGACGGCGCCTGGGCGGACCGGGTCTTGCAGCACGTCGTCGAACCGGCCCGGTTGCTAGATGAGATGGTGCGGGTGGTGCGCCCCGGCGGCCGGGTTGCCTTGGCAGACCCGGACTACGACACTCAGGTACTCGACATCGACGACCAAGAGCTAGCCCGCCGGGTGCTGCGCTTCAGGGCGGACGTGGGCCTGCGCAACGGTTCCCTGGCCCACCGGCACGCCGGATTGCTCGCGGCCCGCGGCATCCACGACATCATGGTGGAAGCCCGGACTCTGGTCGTGCGCGACCCGTCGGCGGCCGACAATGTCATGGGCCTGCGGACCTGGGCCCACGCCGCCGCAGACCGGGGGTACCTCCACACCGTGGACGCCGACCGGTTCGTGGCTCAGTTCGACGATGCCGTGCACGCAGGTCGCTTTACCTATGCCGTCACGTTCTTCCTCACTGTGGGCACGCTGCCCTTGTCAGACTGGTAG
- a CDS encoding helix-turn-helix transcriptional regulator, with protein sequence MPPRRFDGEELRIARRKTGMSQAQLAKGLGLTAHVTVANWENGKRFPSAEKLGGIAAILGVDVDRLFPREGPCDLLDLRCDAGYTQTAVAQKVEGLSRFDLGDAEGGRRRLASGLIEPLSRLYGVGREALEAAQDRSFPGPPTSSWKPQSLAEKLTDMASNAFPGDPASEALSNAVTAKTGTRLTAAQVEELLAGRSPEDVFAGGTAEVVLTAIAAALDVPRLSLEGRAGAEGRVLADLRYLAAQHDIALLASGDNRLSPAMLAVLADLVPPAAK encoded by the coding sequence GTGCCACCACGCCGCTTCGACGGTGAGGAGTTGCGAATCGCACGCCGGAAGACCGGGATGTCGCAGGCGCAGCTGGCCAAGGGGCTGGGGCTGACGGCGCATGTGACCGTGGCGAACTGGGAGAATGGAAAGAGGTTCCCGTCGGCCGAGAAGTTGGGGGGCATCGCTGCCATTCTGGGCGTCGATGTCGACCGTTTGTTTCCGCGTGAGGGGCCGTGCGATCTCCTCGACCTGCGGTGCGACGCGGGATACACCCAGACGGCTGTCGCCCAGAAAGTCGAGGGCCTCAGCAGATTCGATCTCGGTGACGCGGAGGGCGGGCGCCGGCGGCTGGCATCCGGTCTGATCGAACCACTGTCCCGCCTGTACGGCGTCGGGCGGGAAGCTCTGGAGGCTGCGCAGGACCGGAGCTTCCCCGGGCCTCCCACATCGTCATGGAAGCCGCAGAGTCTCGCTGAGAAACTGACCGATATGGCAAGCAACGCGTTCCCCGGCGATCCGGCATCCGAGGCGCTCTCGAATGCGGTCACTGCCAAGACGGGCACCCGGCTCACGGCGGCTCAGGTCGAGGAGCTGCTGGCCGGTCGATCTCCGGAGGACGTCTTTGCGGGGGGAACCGCAGAGGTAGTGCTCACCGCAATTGCCGCAGCCCTCGACGTACCCCGACTCAGTCTGGAGGGCCGGGCAGGTGCCGAAGGCCGCGTTCTGGCCGACCTTCGATACCTGGCCGCTCAGCACGACATTGCGTTGCTGGCGAGCGGCGACAACAGACTGTCACCGGCCATGCTCGCCGTCCTCGCCGACCTGGTCCCGCCAGCGGCGAAGTGA
- a CDS encoding DUF317 domain-containing protein: MYWVTPRHLAGDDGALAERIGDTLTGLGWRMWPTSRNTLLYVSPDGLRGAEWILAAYPFELGGLPVAWQLSARPHAASALTEWNAYFTAGVPHEALADLLLALDACATPDAGFEGAESVLTALGARGWLRDMDRPRTTATDPGFSASVSLEMLPPLIHDADPRDDLLGWQAWAEPVLGSPYLWCASFSASAPHELVAAFASSLAAPGPVPRRRLPEGTEGRLTVVRRS; the protein is encoded by the coding sequence CTGTACTGGGTCACTCCGCGCCACCTGGCCGGCGATGACGGAGCCCTTGCCGAGCGGATCGGCGACACCCTGACTGGCCTCGGCTGGCGCATGTGGCCGACCTCCCGCAACACCCTGCTCTATGTGAGCCCGGACGGACTGCGCGGCGCCGAGTGGATCCTCGCCGCCTACCCGTTCGAGCTGGGCGGACTCCCGGTGGCCTGGCAGCTGTCGGCCCGTCCCCACGCCGCCTCGGCGCTGACCGAGTGGAACGCCTACTTCACTGCCGGCGTCCCGCACGAGGCCCTCGCCGACCTCCTGCTCGCACTCGACGCCTGCGCCACACCCGATGCCGGATTCGAGGGCGCCGAGTCGGTGCTCACCGCACTCGGCGCGCGGGGCTGGCTACGCGACATGGACCGCCCGCGCACCACCGCGACGGACCCCGGCTTCTCCGCCAGCGTCTCGCTTGAGATGCTGCCGCCGCTCATCCACGACGCCGACCCCCGGGATGACCTTCTGGGGTGGCAGGCATGGGCGGAACCCGTGCTGGGTTCGCCCTACCTGTGGTGTGCGAGCTTCAGCGCGAGCGCCCCTCACGAGCTGGTCGCCGCCTTCGCCTCCTCGCTCGCCGCACCCGGCCCGGTGCCGCGCCGGAGGCTGCCCGAAGGCACGGAGGGCCGCCTCACCGTCGTCCGCCGCAGCTGA
- a CDS encoding MAB_1171c family putative transporter encodes MLDVLLWAVPVVMTATTLWRLPSLWNGDALQRALWMSCAGFAAALWCRVPPVKFALDHSAVTDLSALLKYLTSFGALAAGLKYVIGAYGGPSGRGTPPRHMTVSGWVSRIAHGFAFVWLAILVVLFFTAVDRSEPSTDFAADHAGQWGAGLFLTVAYAYLGAVAGVACFQWARAGWRAEYRSLRIGLAFMSAAMLIYTVYPAMRIITVWEPTGATAATMRMIADSVTLTVALLFAVGAAIPSTIVLSERWAAWRTYQKLFPLWSDLVRQFPHLAVQPAGSRLREALRLWAPLSMRLDRRIQEIANAVEHLRQHATPELFPCAQRLAEDHDDPEPAAEAYWISAALASARAGRHNPKAVRALPSKPLANRRAEAYWLVLVVGVYVELADSELVHTLHTRAGQPGAAENLDGRTVSMQATAR; translated from the coding sequence ATGCTGGATGTTCTGCTCTGGGCCGTACCCGTCGTAATGACCGCGACCACCCTGTGGAGGCTCCCCTCCCTCTGGAACGGCGATGCGCTGCAGAGGGCGCTGTGGATGTCCTGCGCTGGTTTCGCCGCTGCGCTCTGGTGCAGGGTTCCGCCGGTGAAGTTTGCGCTCGACCACTCGGCGGTCACCGATCTCTCGGCTCTGCTGAAGTATTTGACATCCTTCGGTGCACTCGCGGCGGGGCTGAAGTACGTCATCGGGGCCTACGGGGGGCCGTCGGGCAGAGGGACGCCGCCCCGGCACATGACGGTGAGCGGCTGGGTGAGTCGCATCGCTCACGGCTTCGCGTTCGTGTGGCTGGCAATCCTTGTCGTGCTGTTCTTCACGGCCGTGGACCGGTCGGAGCCGAGCACTGACTTCGCCGCGGACCATGCCGGGCAGTGGGGTGCCGGCCTGTTCCTGACCGTTGCGTACGCCTATCTCGGCGCTGTCGCGGGTGTGGCCTGCTTTCAATGGGCGAGGGCGGGCTGGCGTGCCGAGTATCGGTCGTTGCGTATCGGTCTGGCCTTCATGTCGGCCGCCATGCTGATCTACACGGTCTACCCGGCGATGCGGATTATCACGGTGTGGGAGCCCACCGGGGCCACCGCCGCCACGATGCGCATGATCGCTGATTCCGTGACGCTGACCGTTGCCCTTCTCTTTGCTGTGGGCGCCGCCATCCCTTCAACGATCGTCCTCTCTGAGCGGTGGGCGGCATGGCGGACCTATCAGAAGCTCTTTCCGTTGTGGTCAGACCTCGTGCGGCAGTTCCCGCATCTGGCGGTGCAGCCGGCAGGCTCTCGGCTCAGGGAGGCTCTCCGGCTCTGGGCCCCGCTGAGCATGCGCCTGGACCGGCGGATCCAGGAAATCGCCAATGCGGTGGAGCACCTGCGTCAGCACGCCACGCCCGAACTCTTCCCCTGCGCCCAGCGCCTGGCGGAAGATCACGACGACCCCGAACCTGCAGCTGAGGCGTACTGGATCAGCGCCGCATTGGCGAGCGCAAGAGCCGGCAGGCACAACCCCAAGGCTGTGCGGGCGCTCCCGAGCAAGCCGTTGGCAAACAGGCGAGCGGAAGCCTACTGGCTAGTCCTGGTCGTCGGCGTGTACGTCGAGCTCGCCGACTCGGAGCTCGTGCATACGCTCCACACGCGGGCGGGGCAGCCCGGCGCAGCAGAAAACCTGGACGGCCGCACGGTATCGATGCAGGCCACGGCCAGGTAG
- a CDS encoding NUDIX hydrolase: MTELTAAQRPGISAAIVVHENRVLMVRRKISEGQLSWQFPAGEIEDGETSEQAAVRETYEEVGLTVTPVKSLGGRVHPKSGRNMSYTACTVVSGTAYVADTDELAELEWVALADIPEFVPYGLFKPVQAHLDSVLT; this comes from the coding sequence ATGACCGAACTGACCGCAGCGCAGCGGCCGGGGATCTCCGCCGCGATCGTGGTCCACGAGAACCGCGTCCTGATGGTGCGGCGCAAGATCTCTGAGGGCCAGTTGTCCTGGCAGTTCCCCGCCGGCGAGATCGAAGACGGGGAGACGTCCGAGCAGGCGGCCGTACGCGAGACGTATGAAGAGGTCGGCCTGACCGTGACCCCGGTCAAGTCCCTCGGTGGACGGGTCCACCCCAAGAGCGGAAGGAACATGTCGTACACCGCCTGCACGGTCGTCTCCGGTACCGCTTACGTGGCGGACACCGACGAGCTGGCCGAACTGGAGTGGGTTGCGCTGGCCGACATCCCGGAGTTCGTTCCTTACGGCCTCTTCAAGCCGGTACAGGCCCATCTCGACAGCGTGCTGACGTAG